The sequence below is a genomic window from Equus caballus isolate H_3958 breed thoroughbred chromosome 11, TB-T2T, whole genome shotgun sequence.
GGtgcggtgggggaggggcccgaggggttttttttttttcccttcctttccccattTATCTTCTGTGGCCACAGGCTCCAGCCAACAATAGTACTCGTGGTTCCCAGTACTGCATTCTCCAAACATGGCCTCACACAGCCTCTGGCCTCCTACAGGCAAAGAAAGGGAAGTTGTATACAGCCAGGGAAATTGAGTCACTGAAAGAGGCTTGCTTGGAAGACCtatatttcctctttctgcccCCTCCCACTTTCTCAGTCTGGATCTGGAAACACCAGGTATCTGCTGAGCACAGGTACAGTTCTCCTTTACCATGGGTCACTGTGGCAGAATAGTCTCACCCACTGATATATGAGTTTCCCCCATTCTTCTGGCCTCCGCCACATGATCAGGAAGCTAGACTTGTTCTTATCCAACCACTCGAGGTTCCCTGCAAAATAGATACTTATGAAAGCAGCATGCTCTAAGAAGGGACAAACAGGCAAAAACCAAGGTGGAACATAGTGGAAGAGACTGagctttcagaaaaagaaattcaagattTGTTTTACTATTACTATCTGCAAGGCACCCATTCTTCTACTTCTCTTCAGGTCCTAAGGCACAGACGCAGAGATTTCAATTTTGTATACCAATGGCAGAAAAGACCTGGGGGAATTGGGCTGTCTACTGTACAGAATACTCTGGGTTTCAAgccaggggagagaaaaaagttatTAAGAGAAAAGACTTGTGCTAATCCGCCCTCAGGAAAACCCAACtgggagggaaaaagaggaatCTGGGGAACTGAACCCACCTTTCTTCCTCAGTTCCTCTAATACAACCTGGATTGATTCCACAGGGAGCTTCCCTGGTTTAAGGCTAAGGGCATGGCATAAATGGGATGAACTGGGTGGGCTAAAAATTCTCAGAGCCAGTTTCATGCTAACAATCATCTGCCCCCTTCCTATCCttctcacacacatgcatgtgcaatTCCCCAACAGAATCTAAGTTGGCATTTCCTGGATATTGAGGGGAGGAAGGTAAACAGGAACTGGTCCAATTAAAAAGAAgagctttaggggctggccccatggccgagtggttgggttcacgtacTCCATTTGGGCGGGCCCGGGtctcgccagttcggatcctgggtgcagacatggcaccactcatcaggccacgttgaggcggcatcccacatgccacaagtggaaggacccacaactaaaaatatagaaCCATAtaccgaggggctttggagagaaaaaggaaaaataaaatctttaaaaaaaaagaagaagaagttctagaaaatgaaaagtactACCATTTCTCACCCTCTGTCCTCCCTTCCTTCAGCCTTTCTCCACAGATATTTTAGATATGAATCAGGCAGCAAAAACAAATGACCTTTACTTCCTGGGAGGAGTAGAGTAGGTGGAGAAAATTACTAAAGGTAGTATTAGAGTTTGAGCCTCACAGAGAAGAGGACAGGAGATTCAAAGAGTCAAAGGGCTCAGCTTGAAAAGCTTGGGACTTGGCTTCAGGGCAGAGATTCGAAGCCCCGAATGACACCTGGGTACTCATCAGTGCCTAAGACAAGAGGGTTTGGTGCTGCATTTGGGTTGGGGGTGAAATGGATGTCAGCTACACATACTGGCTCTTTCCCAAGTCCAGTCTAGGTGGGAACCTGCCCACTGTGGGTGAAGAGAGTGTGTGAAGTCTGGGCATGTGGTAAAGTGTGCAAGTGCATGTATGTGGGCTGTGGGAGAGTCTGAGGGAGGATACGCTGCAGCTTCACGTTGTTGAAGAGCGGGCTCTCCTGAGCTTCCATCACCGTCATGCTGGACTGTTTGTGCAGGCGGCAGAAGGACAGGACCAGCGAGCACCAGGCGGCCAGCTGCTTCTGCCGAGTGTCCACGTTCGGCTGTAACCTGCCGGGTGAAGGGAGCGGGGCGCGGAATTAGAGGGTGTGAGAGGGCGAGAGGCAGCACTTGCCGGAGGCGCGTCTGGGGGACAAAGTGAGGGACTGAGGGTGGTGGCGACCGggtcctttctccccctccccatttGAAGCATCGGGGTTGAGCCCAGGGtccgggggaggggagggaggcacagCGGGGCTTCTCGGGGTCTGAGCCTCACGTAAAGAAGGGCGGGAAGCGATACTGCCACGGCCACTCGAAACTCATCGCCATCGTAGTAGCCAGGAACCCCCGGAACCTCCCAGCAAAGGACTTCCGGTTTCCGCTTCAGCACGTCCGGGCAGAAAGCATAGCAGAAAGGTTCCGGACTCCCACTCGGGAGTGGGGCGGCCTGACGGGAGTGATATTTCTCGTCAGCCAGTCCTTTGCTATTATCCTAAAAGTCC
It includes:
- the VPS25 gene encoding vacuolar protein-sorting-associated protein 25, whose amino-acid sequence is MAMSFEWPWQYRFPPFFTLQPNVDTRQKQLAAWCSLVLSFCRLHKQSSMTVMEAQESPLFNNVKLQRKLPVESIQVVLEELRKKGNLEWLDKNKSSFLIMWRRPEEWGKLIYQWVSRSGQNNSVFTLYELTNGEDTEDEEFHGLDEATLLRALQALQQEHKAEIITVSDGRGVKFF